In Daucus carota subsp. sativus chromosome 4, DH1 v3.0, whole genome shotgun sequence, one DNA window encodes the following:
- the LOC108218937 gene encoding LEAF RUST 10 DISEASE-RESISTANCE LOCUS RECEPTOR-LIKE PROTEIN KINASE-like 2.1 isoform X2, whose product MYSNCSKPTTSPCGTQLEWRVDYPFWVDDEIRPSYCGLEGYKLSCEDDGLVVDLASNIKYNVQAIDLFKHTIDLKILDNPLKSICDASSSSNQDTEHNHPLLSSRENSEIIYLLYNCSDPAQTTSMKANFSCSNQDPIYFFRNDLFAEAQEKLSSCHYTRLPVNMRLLEDFTWDPNPAQRTAEKLFEGSFEVHYNNEENQQVCKDCNQHDGVCWKDTYVGSNDLCLYPRQSGLPYQQQSGSKKSKGLMIGAAVGVLGGTILLLSVLVIFCCRKKTKQGSFLFSKNVSSFPKDVDAFIKQYGSSIPRRFRYSTLKKVTNSFKDELGKGGYGTVYRGRLSDGRDVAVKVLNATKGNGEEFINEVASIGRTSHVNVVTLLGFCYEGKRRALIYEFMPNGSLEKFIYGTNPLLEGQHLGWEKLLRIAIGIARGLEYLHRGCNTRILHFDIKPHNILLDKDFCPKISDFGLAKLYTTNESAVSSLLQPRGTIGYIAPEVTSRNFGQVSHKSDVYSYGMMILEMVGGRKNVNAGADHTSEIYYPRWLYKRLQFDDVLNMANEISAEENELVRKMVMVGLWCIQIYPSQMPSISKVIEMLEGQTAALEIPPCPYLCSVPGSPSNSPEKPVFCSSSGTEPT is encoded by the exons ATGTACAGCAACTGTAGTAAGCCAACTACTTCTCCATGTGGCACACAATTAGAATGGAGAGTTGATTACCCTTTCTGGGTTGATGATGAGATTCGACCTTCGTATTGTGGTCTTGAAGGATATAAGCTCAGCTGCGAAGACGACGGCCTAGTTGTAGATTTAGCTTCCAATATCAAGTATAATGTACAGGCCATCGACCTGTTTAAACATACGatagatttaaaaattttggATAATCCTCTCAAGTCTATCTGTGATGCAAGTTCCAGCTCAAATCAAGATACAGAACATAATCATCCGCTGCTCTCCTCCCGCGAAAACTCCGAAATTATCTACTTGTTGTACAATTGTAGTGATCCTGCTCAAACAACCTCGATGAAGGCAAATTTCAGTTGCTCGAATCAAGACCCAATTTATTTTTTCCGAAATGATTTATTTGCGGAAGCTCAAGAAAAACTTAGCTCGTGTCATTACACAAGGCTTCCGGTTAATATGAGGTTGCTTGAAGATTTCACATGGGACCCGAACCCAGCACAGCGAACAGCAGAAAAGCTTTTCGAGGGAAGCTTTGAGGTTCACTATAATAATGAAGAAAACCAACAAGTTTGCAAAGACTGTAATCAACATGATGGAGTGTGTTGGAAAGACACATATGTAGGTAGCAATGACTTATGCCTCTATCCACGACAATCAGGTCTGCCATATCAACAACAATCAG GAAGCAAAAAGAGTAAGGGACTTATGATTGGCGCAG CTGTTGGTGTATTAGGAGGTACCATACTTCTGCTATCGGTTCTCGTCATCTTCTGCTGCCGGAAGAAAACCAAACAGGGTTCATTTTTGTTCTCTAAAAATGTGTCTTCTTTTCCGAAAGATGTTGATGCCTTCATAAAGCAATATGGATCCTCCATTCCCAGAAGATTTAGATACTCTACATTAAAAAAAGTAACAAATTCGTTCAAGGATGAATTAGGTAAAGGGGGCTATGGAACTGTATATCGAGGCCGCTTATCAGATGGACGTGACGTGGCAGTGAAGGTCTTGAATGCAACAAAAGGAAATGGAGAAGAATTCATTAATGAAGTTGCAAGCATTGGTAGGACTTCTCATGTTAATGTCGTCACTCTCCTTGGCTTTTGTTATGAAGGTAAACGACGAGCTCTTATATATGAGTTCATGCCTAATGGATCTCTGGAAAAGTTTATTTATGGTACAAATCCTTTGTTGGAAGGACAACATCTTGGATGGGAGAAATTGTTGAGGATTGCAATAGGTATTGCCCGGGGACTGGAGTACCTACACCGAGGCTGCAACACTCGTATCCTGCATTTTGATATAAAGCCACATAACATTCTTCTTGACAAAGATTTTTGCCCGAAGATATCTGATTTTGGGCTTGCAAAATTATACACCACAAACGAAAGTGCAGTCTCATCTTTACTGCAACCTAGAGGAACCATTGGTTATATTGCTCCCGAAGTTACTAGTAGAAATTTCGGACAAGTGTCCCATAAATCTGATGTGTACAGCTATGGAATGATGATTCTTGAAATGGTTGGAGGGAGAAAGAATGTTAATGCCGGTGCAGATCACACTAGTGAGATATATTATCCACGTTGGCTGTACAAGCGACTCCAATTTGATGATGTGCTAAATATGGCAAATGAAATTTCTGCAGAAGAAAATGAACTTGTTAGGAAAATGGTGATGGTCGGACTCTGGTGCATACAAATCTATCCATCACAAATGCCATCGATAAGCAAGGTGATTGAAATGTTGGAAGGGCAGACAGCAGCTTTGGAGATCCCACCATGTCCATACTTGTGTTCAGTTCCGGGTTCTCCATCAAATTCTCCAGAAAAACCGGTGTTCTGCTCTTCTTCAGGAACAGAACCAACTTGA
- the LOC108218937 gene encoding LEAF RUST 10 DISEASE-RESISTANCE LOCUS RECEPTOR-LIKE PROTEIN KINASE-like 2.1 isoform X1 codes for MREVYHCQIHVGILITVISLFFNRCCCVDQQYEACVPRNCGSLRISFPFFIVGTQEAYCGSPGFNITCVNNTEPLIRIPDYNEALLVDEIFYDNRSLRVSNAALRSNEGSCGAVREIARNLSVRSDHFEYANDSRLVLLWDCNSSNEARLDRYKVGCDGINYLVMEGNDRNLKLGTEACETRAEAAVIDDEQIVTGSNYSTVMRRGFVLNWRATDCTACKLTQGSCGFDIEHDQFLCFCPDRPHYINCTATQAATRSKKSKGLMIGAAVGVLGGTILLLSVLVIFCCRKKTKQGSFLFSKNVSSFPKDVDAFIKQYGSSIPRRFRYSTLKKVTNSFKDELGKGGYGTVYRGRLSDGRDVAVKVLNATKGNGEEFINEVASIGRTSHVNVVTLLGFCYEGKRRALIYEFMPNGSLEKFIYGTNPLLEGQHLGWEKLLRIAIGIARGLEYLHRGCNTRILHFDIKPHNILLDKDFCPKISDFGLAKLYTTNESAVSSLLQPRGTIGYIAPEVTSRNFGQVSHKSDVYSYGMMILEMVGGRKNVNAGADHTSEIYYPRWLYKRLQFDDVLNMANEISAEENELVRKMVMVGLWCIQIYPSQMPSISKVIEMLEGQTAALEIPPCPYLCSVPGSPSNSPEKPVFCSSSGTEPT; via the exons ATGAGAGAAGTTTATCATTGTCAAATACATGTAGGCATACTCATCACCGTTATCTCCTTATTTTTCAACAGATGTTGCTGCGTAGATCAACAATACGAAGCCTGCGTCCCAAGAAACTGCGGAAGCTTGAGGATAAGCTTCCCGTTCTTTATCGTGGGGACGCAAGAAGCTTACTGTGGATCCCCGGGGTTCAACATAACTTGCGTAAACAATACAGAGCCACTAATTAGAATACCGGACTATAATGAGGCTTTGTTGGTTGATGAGATATTCTACGACAATCGATCTCTCCGTGTTTCCAACGCGGCTCTCAGATCAAACGAGGGAAGCTGCGGCGCTGTACGAGAGATTGCGCGCAACTTGAGTGTGCGCAGTGATCATTTTGAGTACGCCAACGATTCAAGACTTGTGTTGTTATGGGATTGTAATTCTAGTAATGAAGCAAGGTTAGACAGATACAAGGTTGGTTGCGATGGTATTAATTATCTGGTAATGGAAGGGAACGATCGAAACTTAAAGTTGGGGACTGAAGCTTGTGAGACGAGGGCCGAGGCAGCTGTAATAGATGATGAACAAATTGTGACTGGTTCGAATTATTCGACAGTGATGAGAAGGGGGTTTGTTTTGAATTGGAGGGCTACTGATTGTACAGCATGCAAGTTAACTCAGGGGAGTTGCGGATTCGATATTGAACATGACCAGTTTCTCTGTTTCTGTCCAGACAGGCCTCATTATATCAATTGCACTGCAACTCAAGCTGCAACAA GAAGCAAAAAGAGTAAGGGACTTATGATTGGCGCAG CTGTTGGTGTATTAGGAGGTACCATACTTCTGCTATCGGTTCTCGTCATCTTCTGCTGCCGGAAGAAAACCAAACAGGGTTCATTTTTGTTCTCTAAAAATGTGTCTTCTTTTCCGAAAGATGTTGATGCCTTCATAAAGCAATATGGATCCTCCATTCCCAGAAGATTTAGATACTCTACATTAAAAAAAGTAACAAATTCGTTCAAGGATGAATTAGGTAAAGGGGGCTATGGAACTGTATATCGAGGCCGCTTATCAGATGGACGTGACGTGGCAGTGAAGGTCTTGAATGCAACAAAAGGAAATGGAGAAGAATTCATTAATGAAGTTGCAAGCATTGGTAGGACTTCTCATGTTAATGTCGTCACTCTCCTTGGCTTTTGTTATGAAGGTAAACGACGAGCTCTTATATATGAGTTCATGCCTAATGGATCTCTGGAAAAGTTTATTTATGGTACAAATCCTTTGTTGGAAGGACAACATCTTGGATGGGAGAAATTGTTGAGGATTGCAATAGGTATTGCCCGGGGACTGGAGTACCTACACCGAGGCTGCAACACTCGTATCCTGCATTTTGATATAAAGCCACATAACATTCTTCTTGACAAAGATTTTTGCCCGAAGATATCTGATTTTGGGCTTGCAAAATTATACACCACAAACGAAAGTGCAGTCTCATCTTTACTGCAACCTAGAGGAACCATTGGTTATATTGCTCCCGAAGTTACTAGTAGAAATTTCGGACAAGTGTCCCATAAATCTGATGTGTACAGCTATGGAATGATGATTCTTGAAATGGTTGGAGGGAGAAAGAATGTTAATGCCGGTGCAGATCACACTAGTGAGATATATTATCCACGTTGGCTGTACAAGCGACTCCAATTTGATGATGTGCTAAATATGGCAAATGAAATTTCTGCAGAAGAAAATGAACTTGTTAGGAAAATGGTGATGGTCGGACTCTGGTGCATACAAATCTATCCATCACAAATGCCATCGATAAGCAAGGTGATTGAAATGTTGGAAGGGCAGACAGCAGCTTTGGAGATCCCACCATGTCCATACTTGTGTTCAGTTCCGGGTTCTCCATCAAATTCTCCAGAAAAACCGGTGTTCTGCTCTTCTTCAGGAACAGAACCAACTTGA
- the LOC108218937 gene encoding PR5-like receptor kinase isoform X3 codes for MIGAAVGVLGGTILLLSVLVIFCCRKKTKQGSFLFSKNVSSFPKDVDAFIKQYGSSIPRRFRYSTLKKVTNSFKDELGKGGYGTVYRGRLSDGRDVAVKVLNATKGNGEEFINEVASIGRTSHVNVVTLLGFCYEGKRRALIYEFMPNGSLEKFIYGTNPLLEGQHLGWEKLLRIAIGIARGLEYLHRGCNTRILHFDIKPHNILLDKDFCPKISDFGLAKLYTTNESAVSSLLQPRGTIGYIAPEVTSRNFGQVSHKSDVYSYGMMILEMVGGRKNVNAGADHTSEIYYPRWLYKRLQFDDVLNMANEISAEENELVRKMVMVGLWCIQIYPSQMPSISKVIEMLEGQTAALEIPPCPYLCSVPGSPSNSPEKPVFCSSSGTEPT; via the exons ATGATTGGCGCAG CTGTTGGTGTATTAGGAGGTACCATACTTCTGCTATCGGTTCTCGTCATCTTCTGCTGCCGGAAGAAAACCAAACAGGGTTCATTTTTGTTCTCTAAAAATGTGTCTTCTTTTCCGAAAGATGTTGATGCCTTCATAAAGCAATATGGATCCTCCATTCCCAGAAGATTTAGATACTCTACATTAAAAAAAGTAACAAATTCGTTCAAGGATGAATTAGGTAAAGGGGGCTATGGAACTGTATATCGAGGCCGCTTATCAGATGGACGTGACGTGGCAGTGAAGGTCTTGAATGCAACAAAAGGAAATGGAGAAGAATTCATTAATGAAGTTGCAAGCATTGGTAGGACTTCTCATGTTAATGTCGTCACTCTCCTTGGCTTTTGTTATGAAGGTAAACGACGAGCTCTTATATATGAGTTCATGCCTAATGGATCTCTGGAAAAGTTTATTTATGGTACAAATCCTTTGTTGGAAGGACAACATCTTGGATGGGAGAAATTGTTGAGGATTGCAATAGGTATTGCCCGGGGACTGGAGTACCTACACCGAGGCTGCAACACTCGTATCCTGCATTTTGATATAAAGCCACATAACATTCTTCTTGACAAAGATTTTTGCCCGAAGATATCTGATTTTGGGCTTGCAAAATTATACACCACAAACGAAAGTGCAGTCTCATCTTTACTGCAACCTAGAGGAACCATTGGTTATATTGCTCCCGAAGTTACTAGTAGAAATTTCGGACAAGTGTCCCATAAATCTGATGTGTACAGCTATGGAATGATGATTCTTGAAATGGTTGGAGGGAGAAAGAATGTTAATGCCGGTGCAGATCACACTAGTGAGATATATTATCCACGTTGGCTGTACAAGCGACTCCAATTTGATGATGTGCTAAATATGGCAAATGAAATTTCTGCAGAAGAAAATGAACTTGTTAGGAAAATGGTGATGGTCGGACTCTGGTGCATACAAATCTATCCATCACAAATGCCATCGATAAGCAAGGTGATTGAAATGTTGGAAGGGCAGACAGCAGCTTTGGAGATCCCACCATGTCCATACTTGTGTTCAGTTCCGGGTTCTCCATCAAATTCTCCAGAAAAACCGGTGTTCTGCTCTTCTTCAGGAACAGAACCAACTTGA
- the LOC108218935 gene encoding LEAF RUST 10 DISEASE-RESISTANCE LOCUS RECEPTOR-LIKE PROTEIN KINASE-like 2.4: MCAQLLKPLRYCLNPISFIISFHVLLINFPTCLAQFGHYNYYSDCSNTTAIGCGDTTFKNPLYPFWGESFRPDYCGLDGFELHCENNDLVVDIGSRSKYHVVDFNSATGVLTLNRSDDPLGSICASGEATSTILNATLYDYTDYTEDLSLFYNCADDFDSVWVDYTFTCQSNSKKRVYFFLGNSFDLVEDKLESCTNTTLQVDKTAFEELKSNRIEPEALFKRSFEVHYNRINEGACSDCKATEGLCWRGTNSIDNTCLYSNGTNLPPYGYGRPGKQKNLVLKIVIATTIVCSILLLVILITYSRRRKIVYGLSLFPRYASSFPKDVEAFIRQYGSLIPERFRYSTLTKITDSFKNELGKGGYGNVYKGRLADGRVVAVKVLKEAKGNGEEFINEVASIGRTSHVNIVTLLGFCYEPKRRALIYEYMPNGSLEKFIHGKTPLLKAQRLGWEKLYSIAIGIARGLEYLHRGCSTRILHFDIKPHNILLDKNFSPKISDFGLAKLYNTDESIISSLLQARGTIGYIAPEVTSRNFGKVSHKSDVYSYGMMILEMVGGRKNVNADADQTSEIYYPRWLYKRIKSDDALNLANDISAENEIVRKMVIVGLWCIQIYPSQRPSMSKVIEMLEGRTAALEIPPSPYLCSVPSSPSSSQRELVVCSSSRTERTSSG; the protein is encoded by the exons ATGTGTGCTCAGCTTCTTAAACCTCTCCGGTATTGTTTAAACCCCATCAGTTTTATCATCTCATTTCATGTTTTACTCATCAACTTCCCAACTTGTCTTGCTCAATTTGGTCATTATAATTACTACTCGGACTGTAGTAACACTACTGCTATTGGATGCGGTGATACGACATTCAAGAACCCTCTATACCCTTTCTGGGGAGAAAGTTTTCGACCTGATTATTGCGGTCTTGATGGATTTGAACTCCATTGTGAAAACAATGATCTTGTTGTAGATATTGGTTCACGTAGCAAGTATCATGTAGTTGACTTTAATTCGGCAACAGGTGTGTTAACGTTAAATCGTTCTGATGATCCGTTGGGGAGTATTTGTGCATCTGGTGAGGCTACTAGTACCATATTGAATGCAACACTATATGATTACACAGATTATACTGAAGATCTCAGCTTATTCTACAATTGTGCCGATGATTTTGATTCAGTCTGGGTCGACTATACATTCACTTGTCAGAGTAACAGTAAGAAGCGAGTTTATTTCTTTCTAGGAAATTCATTTGATTTGGTGGAAGACAAGCTTGAGTCCTGCACTAACACAACACTTCAAGTTGATAAGACGGCGTTTGAGGAGTTAAAAAGCAATAGAATAGAGCCGGAAGCACTTTTCAAGAGGAGCTTCGAAGTACACTACAATAGAATTAACGAAGGAGCATGCTCCGACTGCAAGGCAACTGAAGGATTGTGTTGGAGAGGCACAAATAGTATTGACAACACATGCCTTTATAGCAACGGAACTAATCTCCCTCCATATGGATATGGACGACCAG GAAAACAAAAGAATTTGGTACTCAAGATTGTTATAG CAACTACTATAGTATGCAGTATACTTCTTTTAGTGATTCTCATCACCTATTCTCGCCGGAGGAAAATTGTATATGGTTTATCTCTGTTTCCTCGATATGCATCTTCTTTTCCTAAAGACGTCGAGGCCTTCATTAGGCAATATGGATCCTTAATCCCTGAAAGATTTAGGTACTCCACTCTAACAAAAATAACGGATtctttcaaaaatgaattaggCAAAGGAGGTTATGGAAATGTATACAAAGGCCGCTTAGCAGATGGTCGTGTTGTAGCAGTAAAGGTCTTGAAAGAAGCAAAAGGAAACGGAGAAGAATTCATAAATGAAGTTGCAAGCATTGGCAGGACATCTCATGTTAACATCGTCACTCTGCTCGGATTCTGTTACGAGCCTAAAAGACGAGCTCTGATATACGAGTACATGCCTAATGGATCTCTCGAAAAGTTCATTCATGGCAAAACTCCGTTGTTGAAAGCACAACGTCTTGGATGGGAGAAACTATACAGCATAGCAATTGGAATTGCACGAGGACTCGAGTATTTGCACCGAGGCTGCAGCACCCGTATTCTGCATTTCGACATAAAGCCACATAACATCCTTCTTGACAAAAATTTCAGCCCTAAAATTTCCGATTTTGGCCTTGCCAAGTTGTACAACACTGACGAAAGTATAATCTCGTCATTGTTGCAAGCTAGAGGGACCATTGGATATATTGCACCCGAAGTTACTAGCAgaaattttggaaaagtttCCCACAAATCTGATGTCTACAGCTATGGAATGATGATTCTTGAAATGGTTGGTGGACGAAAGAATGTTAATGCCGATGCAGATCAAACTAGCGAGATATATTATCCGCGTTGGCTATACAAACGAATCAAATCAGATGATGCGCTAAATTTGGCGAATGATATATCTGCTGAAAATGAAATTGTGAGGAAAATGGTGATTGTCGGGCTATGGTGCATACAAATATATCCATCACAAAGGCCATCAATGAGCAAGGTGATTGAAATGTTGGAAGGGAGAACTGCAGCTCTGGAGATCCCACCAAGTCCATACTTGTGTTCTGTTCCGAGTTCTCCGTCGAGTTCTCAAAGAGAACTAGTGGTTTGCTCTTCTTCAAGAACAGAACGCACTTCATCTGGATGA